In Gloeocapsa sp. PCC 73106, a single genomic region encodes these proteins:
- the pyrE gene encoding orotate phosphoribosyltransferase has product MKTKIASNLSVLIPGASLTQLREILLDLFCVYAYREGDFVLSSGQSSSYYINGKEVALRAEGALVIGRLLFSLLPENTDAVAGLTLGADPLVTAVSVVSALENRPIPALIVRKEAKGHGTKAYIEGPELKPGAQVVVLEDVVTTGRSAMQAVERLEAVGYQVPEIIALIDREQGGEQFYQAQGLKFRAIFSLAEIQNKAKAT; this is encoded by the coding sequence ATGAAAACAAAAATAGCATCCAATTTAAGTGTTTTAATCCCTGGCGCGTCTTTGACGCAATTACGCGAAATCCTGCTAGATTTATTTTGTGTATACGCCTATCGCGAGGGCGATTTTGTCCTATCTTCAGGACAGAGCAGTTCCTACTACATCAATGGGAAAGAAGTAGCTCTAAGAGCGGAAGGAGCCTTAGTTATCGGTCGTTTGCTGTTTTCTCTGCTTCCCGAGAATACGGATGCAGTAGCTGGTTTAACCCTGGGTGCAGATCCTTTGGTTACTGCGGTAAGCGTGGTTTCAGCTTTAGAAAATCGACCCATACCCGCTTTGATCGTCCGTAAAGAGGCGAAAGGACACGGAACCAAAGCTTATATAGAAGGACCAGAACTAAAACCAGGTGCTCAAGTTGTGGTTCTAGAGGATGTGGTGACAACGGGTCGTTCTGCTATGCAAGCGGTAGAACGTTTAGAAGCTGTCGGCTATCAAGTACCAGAAATTATCGCCCTAATTGATCGCGAGCAAGGAGGAGAACAGTTTTATCAAGCTCAAGGTCTCAAGTTTCGCGCGATCTTTTCCTTGGCTGAGATTCAAAACAAGGCTAAAGCAACTTAA
- a CDS encoding Gldg family protein, which translates to MKYLKLLYIVGFLVSIVGLIAGLISQLWLPIPISLLAIGLLLVCLPRGGQFWRKRSIVVGTNTIITTLAFMLILGLLNFLAVRHDVRVDLTENQLFTLSPQSQAIVANLKGPLKVWVFQEQINPGAQELLKNYRRYNPQFNFTFVDPEIEIQLAKKFEIQSPGEVHMEYQGKKRLIQRITEIEPLSEAKLTSAIQAIQSDRSPRTLYFLQGHGETELNAVEAGLSEAVDSLEAKGYRVQPLNLAKVAKIPEDTGVIIIVSPKRALLEGETKAIKTYLENKGKLLLMIDPDTNSGLEKLLQDWGVKLDERIVIDVSGRGSLIGLGPATVVVTDYGNHPITQAFGEGISIYPVARPISTNTLPEVEAVALLITDEQTWAEARLDSQDIEFDPQEDIKGPLDIGVALTRDSSRLAIIGNSTFVTNGWFTQQLNGDVFLNTVEWLGDTEESILSIRPKEPQNRRLNLTLMHSNLLSWLALVIVPLLGFITALITWWRRR; encoded by the coding sequence ATGAAATATTTAAAACTTCTATACATAGTTGGCTTTCTAGTATCAATCGTAGGTTTAATCGCTGGTTTAATCTCCCAGTTATGGCTACCCATTCCCATCAGTTTGTTGGCGATCGGCTTATTATTAGTCTGTCTCCCTAGGGGTGGTCAGTTTTGGCGCAAGCGCTCCATCGTAGTAGGAACCAACACGATTATTACTACCTTAGCTTTTATGCTAATTCTGGGATTACTAAACTTTCTAGCAGTCCGTCATGATGTAAGAGTCGATTTGACAGAAAATCAATTGTTTACTCTTTCACCTCAATCTCAAGCGATCGTCGCCAATTTGAAGGGACCTCTGAAAGTTTGGGTGTTTCAAGAGCAAATCAATCCCGGAGCTCAGGAATTACTGAAAAACTATCGTCGCTATAATCCTCAGTTTAATTTTACATTTGTAGATCCAGAAATTGAAATTCAACTGGCAAAAAAATTCGAAATTCAGAGCCCAGGGGAGGTACATATGGAGTATCAGGGCAAAAAAAGGTTAATTCAGAGAATTACCGAGATTGAACCCCTGTCAGAAGCTAAACTCACTAGCGCTATTCAAGCTATACAAAGCGATCGCTCACCAAGAACACTTTACTTTCTACAAGGACATGGAGAAACCGAATTAAACGCCGTCGAAGCAGGTTTATCCGAAGCGGTTGATAGCTTAGAAGCTAAAGGATATCGGGTTCAACCCTTAAATTTAGCCAAAGTAGCCAAAATACCAGAAGATACGGGAGTAATTATCATTGTCAGCCCTAAAAGAGCGCTATTAGAGGGTGAAACCAAAGCGATTAAAACCTATCTTGAAAACAAAGGTAAATTATTATTGATGATTGACCCCGACACCAATTCGGGATTAGAAAAACTACTCCAAGACTGGGGAGTCAAACTAGACGAGAGAATCGTGATTGATGTCTCTGGTAGAGGTAGTCTTATTGGTCTTGGTCCTGCTACAGTTGTAGTTACAGACTATGGCAATCATCCGATTACTCAAGCCTTTGGGGAGGGTATTTCTATCTATCCTGTGGCAAGACCCATTAGTACTAATACCTTACCAGAGGTTGAGGCAGTAGCTCTTTTGATTACAGACGAACAAACTTGGGCAGAAGCAAGATTGGACAGTCAAGATATCGAATTTGATCCCCAAGAAGATATCAAAGGACCATTAGATATAGGAGTTGCTTTAACTCGCGATTCATCGCGTCTGGCGATTATCGGTAACTCTACTTTTGTAACCAATGGTTGGTTTACACAACAACTCAATGGGGATGTCTTCCTCAACACAGTAGAATGGTTGGGGGACACAGAAGAGTCTATTTTGTCTATTCGTCCCAAAGAACCCCAAAATCGGCGCCTAAATTTAACGTTAATGCACTCCAATCTTCTCAGTTGGCTTGCTTTAGTCATAGTACCACTGCTGGGATTTATTACTGCTTTAATTACGTGGTGGCGCAGGAGGTGA